One genomic window of Candidatus Kuenenia stuttgartiensis includes the following:
- a CDS encoding IS1634 family transposase, translating to MHIVENKSKSGKKIYRSTLLRESYREDGKVKKRTIANLSNCTPLEIEAIRLALAHKDDLCALGALSESVKLHEGLSVGAAWSVYQVAKELGIEEALGKDFEGKLALWQVMARVIGRGSRLSAVRLAQIHAAGDVLDMKRGFDENNLYDNLSWLSENQAKIERKLFELRRGGNKPKLFLYDVTSSYLEGKSNHFGEYGYNRDGKKRKKQIVIGMLCDEFGEPVSTEVFRGNTQDPKTFESQVKKVLERFGCKDVTIVGDRGMIKTVQIESLPEGFHYITAITKPQIESLINKGILQLGLFEEKLCEIKDDEVRYILRRNPVRAEEMSKTRVSKLQSIEKYIVKKNSYLKEHPKSSVSKALETTRERLTRLKLDGWVQIKEEDRTLKIERAEEALKEASYLDGCYAIKTDLEENEADTNLVHERYKDLTEVEKAFRDCKTVNLEVRPVYVRKEDSTRGHVFVVMLAYMIIRRLRRAWKNFDLTVEEGLAQLTTICSMEVTIKGQKASCQKIPRPRQQSHELLEALQIKLPEVLPSRNIRVVTRKKLAVRRKSQ from the coding sequence ATGCATATTGTAGAGAACAAGTCAAAATCCGGTAAAAAAATCTATCGATCTACCCTTCTGCGGGAATCGTACCGTGAGGATGGGAAGGTCAAGAAACGCACCATTGCGAATCTGTCGAATTGCACTCCCCTGGAGATTGAAGCGATAAGACTTGCACTCGCACATAAAGACGATCTCTGTGCATTGGGCGCATTGTCAGAATCGGTGAAACTCCATGAGGGTTTGTCTGTGGGAGCAGCGTGGAGCGTGTACCAAGTGGCAAAGGAATTAGGGATAGAAGAGGCATTGGGAAAGGACTTTGAAGGAAAGCTGGCGCTTTGGCAAGTAATGGCAAGGGTAATAGGCCGGGGGTCAAGACTGTCTGCAGTAAGGCTGGCGCAGATACATGCTGCGGGTGACGTCCTGGATATGAAGCGTGGGTTTGACGAGAACAATCTGTACGATAATTTGTCATGGTTGTCAGAGAATCAGGCAAAGATAGAGCGAAAGCTGTTTGAGTTAAGACGAGGAGGCAATAAGCCGAAGTTGTTTTTGTATGACGTGACGAGCAGTTATTTAGAGGGGAAGTCGAATCATTTTGGTGAGTACGGGTATAATCGTGACGGCAAAAAGAGGAAAAAACAGATAGTGATCGGTATGCTTTGTGATGAATTCGGGGAGCCGGTATCAACAGAAGTATTTAGGGGCAACACCCAGGATCCGAAGACCTTTGAATCTCAGGTAAAGAAGGTATTAGAGCGGTTTGGATGCAAAGATGTAACGATTGTAGGAGATCGTGGGATGATCAAGACGGTGCAAATCGAAAGTTTACCGGAAGGGTTTCATTACATAACGGCGATAACCAAGCCGCAGATAGAGTCGTTGATAAATAAAGGGATACTGCAATTAGGATTGTTCGAAGAAAAGCTCTGCGAGATAAAGGATGATGAGGTTAGATATATTCTGAGGCGCAATCCGGTAAGGGCGGAAGAGATGTCAAAGACCCGTGTATCAAAATTACAGAGTATAGAGAAATACATCGTGAAGAAGAACAGTTATCTGAAGGAACATCCTAAGTCGTCAGTATCGAAGGCCCTGGAAACAACAAGGGAAAGGCTAACGAGATTGAAACTTGATGGGTGGGTGCAGATAAAAGAAGAGGATAGGACGCTAAAGATAGAGAGAGCTGAGGAAGCATTAAAGGAGGCATCATACCTTGATGGTTGTTACGCAATCAAGACTGATCTTGAGGAGAACGAGGCGGATACCAATCTGGTACATGAACGATACAAGGATTTAACGGAAGTGGAGAAGGCGTTTCGGGACTGTAAGACGGTGAATTTGGAGGTTCGTCCGGTGTATGTAAGAAAGGAGGATAGTACACGGGGACATGTGTTTGTGGTAATGCTTGCGTACATGATAATTCGAAGGCTGCGCAGAGCGTGGAAGAATTTTGACTTGACGGTAGAGGAAGGTCTCGCACAATTGACGACCATTTGTTCGATGGAAGTAACAATCAAAGGCCAAAAAGCTAGTTGCCAGAAGATCCCGCGTCCGCGGCAACAATCACATGAATTATTAGAGGCATTACAGATAAAGTTGCCAGAAGTATTGCCAAGCCGGAACATACGGGTAGTCACTAGAAAAAAGCTTGCTGTTCGGCGTAAAAGTCAATAA
- a CDS encoding type II toxin-antitoxin system HicB family antitoxin, giving the protein MKIQVILEPSDEGGFTAIVPSLPGCIGCSPLPKRISA; this is encoded by the coding sequence ATGAAAATTCAAGTAATTTTAGAACCAAGTGATGAAGGGGGATTTACGGCAATCGTTCCTTCACTTCCCGGTTGTATCGGATGTTCACCCCTGCCAAAACGCATAAGTGCTTAA